In Miscanthus floridulus cultivar M001 chromosome 5, ASM1932011v1, whole genome shotgun sequence, one genomic interval encodes:
- the LOC136450205 gene encoding carbonic anhydrase, chloroplastic-like isoform X2, which translates to MSSCLCLPKKKEGAGKPSIESTTTSVVQNPKPTQPPPPPSKAMDDVERLKVGFQKFKTEVYDKKPELFEPLKAGQAPKYMVFACADSRVCPSVTLGLQPGEAFTVRNIAAMVPPYDKTKYAGTGSAIEYAVCALKVEVLVVIGHSCCGGIRALLSLKDSAPHNFHFVEDWVRIGSPAKAKVQKEHASVPFDDQCSVLEKEAVNVSLANLKTYPFVKERLAKGTLKLVGGHYDFVSGKFVTWEPMIDVVERLKSGFEQFKIEVYDKKPELFEPLKSGQAPRYMVFACADSRVCPSVTLGLLPGEAFTVRNIAAMVPGYDKTKYTGIGSAIEYAVCALKVQVLVVIGHSCCGGIRALLSLQDGAPDNFHFVEDWVKIGFPAKMKVKKEHASVPFDDQCYILEKEAVNVSLENLKTYPFVKEGLANGTLKLVGGHYNFVKGEFLTWKV; encoded by the exons ATGAGCAGCTGCCTTTGCCTCCCTAAAAAGAAGGAGGGGGCAGGAAAGCCGTCCATAGAATCAACCACCACATCAGTCGTTCAGAACCCGAAGCCCACCCAACCTCCACCTCCTCCCTCCAAG GCCATGGACGACGTCGAGCGCTTGAAGGTCGGGTTCCAGAAGTTCAAGACCGAGGTCTATGA CAAGAAGCCGGAGCTGTTCGAGCCTCTCAAGGCCGGCCAGGCCCCCAAG TACATGGTGTTCGCCTGCGCTGACTCCCGTGTGTGCCCGTCGGTGACCCTGGGCCTGCAGCCCGGTGAGGCCTTCACCGTCCGCAACATCGCCGCCATGGTCCCACCCTACGACAAG ACCAAATACGCCGGCACCGGGTCCGCCATCGAGTACGCCGTGTGCGCCCTCAAGGTGGAGGTCCTCGTGGTCATCGGCCACAGCTGCTGCGGTGGCATCAGGGCGCTCCTCTCCCTCAAGGACAGCGCACCTCACAACTT CCACTTCGTTGAGGACTGGGTCAGGATCGGCTCGCCTGCCAAGGCGAAGGTGCAGAAAGAGCACGCCTCGGTGCCGTTCGATGACCAGTGCTCCGTCCTGGAGAAG GAGGCCGTGAACGTGTCCCTCGCGAACCTCAAGACCTACCCGTTCGTCAAGGAACGGCTAGCCAAAGGGACCCTCAAGCTGGTCGGTGGCCACTACGACTTCGTGTCCGGGAAGTTCGTCACATGGGAGCCT ATGATTGACGTCGTTGAGCGCTTGAAGAGTGGGTTCGAGCAATTCAAGATCGAGGTCTATGA CAAGAAGCCGGAGCTTTTCGAGCCTCTCAAGTCCGGTCAGGCCCCCAGG TACATGGTGTTCGCCTGCGCTGACTCCCGTGTGTGCCCGTCGGTGACCCTGGGCCTGCTGCCCGGTGAGGCCTTCACCGTCCGCAACATCGCCGCCATGGTCCCAGGCTACGACAAG ACCAAGTACACCGGCATCGGGTCCGCCATCGAGTACGCTGTGTGCGCCCTCAAGGTGCAGGTCCTCGTGGTCATTGGCCACAGCTGCTGCGGTGGCATCAGGGCGCTCCTCTCCCTCCAGGACGGCGCACCTGACAACTT CCACTTTGTTGAGGACTGGGTCAAAATCGGCTTCCCAGCCAAGATGAAGGTGAAGAAAGAGCATGCCTCGGTGCCGTTTGATGACCAGTGCTATATCCTGGAGAAG GAGGCCGTGAACGTGTCCCTGGAGAACCTCAAGACCTACCCCTTCGTCAAGGAAGGGCTGGCCAACGGGACCCTCAAGTTGGTCGGTGGCCACTACAACTTCGTGAAAGGGGAGTTCCTTACATGGAAAGTCTAG
- the LOC136450205 gene encoding carbonic anhydrase, chloroplastic-like isoform X1: protein MPSFAVRASTSSIVAASLGTPGQPSSVRRRPSLIRNAPVFAVPATLVAMDDVERLKVGFQKFKTEVYDKKPELFEPLKAGQAPKYMVFACADSRVCPSVTLGLQPGEAFTVRNIAAMVPPYDKTKYAGTGSAIEYAVCALKVEVLVVIGHSCCGGIRALLSLKDSAPHNFHFVEDWVRIGSPAKAKVQKEHASVPFDDQCSVLEKEAVNVSLANLKTYPFVKERLAKGTLKLVGGHYDFVSGKFVTWEPMIDVVERLKSGFEQFKIEVYDKKPELFEPLKSGQAPRYMVFACADSRVCPSVTLGLLPGEAFTVRNIAAMVPGYDKTKYTGIGSAIEYAVCALKVQVLVVIGHSCCGGIRALLSLQDGAPDNFHFVEDWVKIGFPAKMKVKKEHASVPFDDQCYILEKEAVNVSLENLKTYPFVKEGLANGTLKLVGGHYNFVKGEFLTWKV from the exons ATGCCCAGCTTCGCCGTCCGCGCCTCCACGTCCAGCATCGTCGCCGCCAGCCTCGGCACCCCCGGGCAGCCGTCCTCCGTCCGCCGGCGCCCCAGCCTCATCAGGAACGCCCCCGTCTTCGCCGTCCCCGCCACCCTCGTG GCCATGGACGACGTCGAGCGCTTGAAGGTCGGGTTCCAGAAGTTCAAGACCGAGGTCTATGA CAAGAAGCCGGAGCTGTTCGAGCCTCTCAAGGCCGGCCAGGCCCCCAAG TACATGGTGTTCGCCTGCGCTGACTCCCGTGTGTGCCCGTCGGTGACCCTGGGCCTGCAGCCCGGTGAGGCCTTCACCGTCCGCAACATCGCCGCCATGGTCCCACCCTACGACAAG ACCAAATACGCCGGCACCGGGTCCGCCATCGAGTACGCCGTGTGCGCCCTCAAGGTGGAGGTCCTCGTGGTCATCGGCCACAGCTGCTGCGGTGGCATCAGGGCGCTCCTCTCCCTCAAGGACAGCGCACCTCACAACTT CCACTTCGTTGAGGACTGGGTCAGGATCGGCTCGCCTGCCAAGGCGAAGGTGCAGAAAGAGCACGCCTCGGTGCCGTTCGATGACCAGTGCTCCGTCCTGGAGAAG GAGGCCGTGAACGTGTCCCTCGCGAACCTCAAGACCTACCCGTTCGTCAAGGAACGGCTAGCCAAAGGGACCCTCAAGCTGGTCGGTGGCCACTACGACTTCGTGTCCGGGAAGTTCGTCACATGGGAGCCT ATGATTGACGTCGTTGAGCGCTTGAAGAGTGGGTTCGAGCAATTCAAGATCGAGGTCTATGA CAAGAAGCCGGAGCTTTTCGAGCCTCTCAAGTCCGGTCAGGCCCCCAGG TACATGGTGTTCGCCTGCGCTGACTCCCGTGTGTGCCCGTCGGTGACCCTGGGCCTGCTGCCCGGTGAGGCCTTCACCGTCCGCAACATCGCCGCCATGGTCCCAGGCTACGACAAG ACCAAGTACACCGGCATCGGGTCCGCCATCGAGTACGCTGTGTGCGCCCTCAAGGTGCAGGTCCTCGTGGTCATTGGCCACAGCTGCTGCGGTGGCATCAGGGCGCTCCTCTCCCTCCAGGACGGCGCACCTGACAACTT CCACTTTGTTGAGGACTGGGTCAAAATCGGCTTCCCAGCCAAGATGAAGGTGAAGAAAGAGCATGCCTCGGTGCCGTTTGATGACCAGTGCTATATCCTGGAGAAG GAGGCCGTGAACGTGTCCCTGGAGAACCTCAAGACCTACCCCTTCGTCAAGGAAGGGCTGGCCAACGGGACCCTCAAGTTGGTCGGTGGCCACTACAACTTCGTGAAAGGGGAGTTCCTTACATGGAAAGTCTAG